Genomic DNA from Candidatus Nitronereus thalassa:
CGTGTTCTTCAAGATCCCCACTATTAATATCTTTTACCTTTTCCGTGCCCCTCGCTAAAAACACATGGATTTTCCCTGCCCCCCTATTGGCATCACGTACATATTGACCAAGGTCCACCCATTCCCTAGCCTGGCAACCGGTTTCTTCAAGCAATTCCCTTTTTGCACAATCCAGAGAAGACTCTCCTTCATTGCACATTCCTGCCGGCAAACCCCATATCGCTTTCCCCACTCCATGCCTGTACTGTCTCAAAACAAAAACTTCACCTTTTTCATTTATGGGGACAATAACTGATGCATCGGGGCAGGTAATCTTATAATAATCTGGAATAATTCGACCATCAGGAAGTTGGACCCTTTCATTCCAAATTTCAAACCAAGGAAGGACAGATAATAGCCGCTTATTGTCCAGAACCGTCCAGGGCTTAAATACAGGTAAACGCAATTGTGAAAATCTTAATGTCACAACTTCCCTTTATTTTCAGAAGAACAATTTCCAAAAAATTCTTCCGCACTAACAAAACTTTCAGGAGTCCCAATGTCGATAAATTTCCCTCCTGCTTCATATCCACATATTCCCCTTTGAATCCATTTTGGAAATATATCTTTTTCAAGGGAAATTGGCTTGTGTTCAGGGATAGTCGTTATCAAAGATTTATTCACCAGATAAACCCCAGCATTAATCAACCCAGGCGTGGACTCATTCGTTTTTTCCTCAAAAGCCAAAACCATCTCATCCTTCGAGATTTGAACTCGACCAAACCTCTTTACATTCGGCACATGTGTCAAAACTATCGAAACTTGAGATTTTTTAGCCACATGCCACTTTTCAAACGCACACAAATTGACTTGGCAAAAAGAGTCTCCATTCAGCACTAAAACTCTTTTGGAATTCACAAGGGAGGATGCAAGTCTTAAGGCACCACCAGTCCCGAGAGGAGAGGATTCTTGCGAATAGTTCAATTCAAGCGATTTGTAATTTTCTCCAAATTTTTGACGAACTTGCTGGGCCTTATATCCTACACATAACACAACCCGCCTGTAATCAGCATCATGGATTTCGTCGAGTAAATAAGAAAGAAAAGGACGTCCCTTAACCTCAGCAAGTACTTTTGGCTTACCCACAAGAACCGACTGAAGGCGTGTACCAAGACCACCGGCCAAAATGGCTACCGTAGTGTTGGGCCTAGACATTGCCTAAGTGCAACCGCCCCATCATTCGAAAACCTTTTAGTAACTCTAGAATACCTTCGTCTAGGGAACGATGGGCCTGAAATCCTGCTTCACGCAATCTCTGATTTGACACAATATAATTTCGTTTATCAGGATCGCTCCCTATGGATGCATAATGAACATAGAAATTGGGAATATGTGCTTGAATGAGCTTTGCCAACTCCTCTTTAGATATATTCGCCGAATCCAAACCTGCATTATAGGGCCGCCCCACCATTTGAGAAGAATTCTTCATACAATGCACCATACACTCAGCAACATCCCTAATATGAATAAAGTTACGTTTAAAATCTTTTTCAAAAATAACAAGATAGCCAGAGATAAAAGCCTGATAGACAAAATTGTTGACTAGGAGATCAAGCCGCATCCTTGCGGACATGCCAAATACGGTCGCCAATCGCAATGTCACGACATTAGGTGCATTGAGCAACTCTTGTTCAGCTTGGACTTTGGTTTTGCCATACAGTGATATGGGTTCTAAGGGAGTATCCTCCGTACAAAAAGATTCACCAGATTGGGTTCCATAACCGCTATTCGTGGTCGGGAAAATAATCAACTGGGTTGGGCTACGCATTTTTAATAAGAGTTGTATGGCCTCCAAATTCACAGATTTTGCTAAACATGGATCCCGATCACAGGCAGGGGCCCCGACTATGGCAGCCAGGGGGATTATGACATCGGTATCTTTTATATTTGAGCGCATCAATTCCTTATTACGTGCATCACCACAAACAAATTCAAACTTTGGATTGGCGCACAAATGAAACAGGCTATGTTGCTGGTACAACAAATTATCGATAACAGTTACCTCATACTCTGCCTTCAACAAATGCTCACATAACACTGAACCCAAATAACCCGCCCCACCAGTCACAAGCACTTTCATTATTTTTCATCCCCTCATAAGGATATTCATAACGCCTTTACCCATTAGGCAAACACCAAGCAATCAAATTATTGCACATTCTTTACGCAATAATAATGGGCTGCAATGCCCCCCTTTGCAACCTCCACAACCATATCCCTAATGTAAGCATGGATTCGGATCATAAGGGAGAATTCCTGTCACCAAGACTCTAACCATAGGCATATCTTTATTCGACATTAACTCCAAACAATTTCAACGGTCGATAATGTCAACAACTCCGCTAGTAGCAAGGACCGTTTTTCTTTCTCCAGAAAACAGAAGAAACGGCATACCTAAAACGAAGGAATTTCGACTTCTTTTTTTACAATCATTCCATTTATAAAAGTGTTTGACTAAGGAAGAGATTTCCCCCTTTAAACTAAGATGCTAGGCATTGACATCATCCACCGTCACATCTCAGACGACCGAAAAAACTTTCTGGTGAGGAATGCCCATAGTCCGGAAGAGAGCCCTCGTTCCCTCAACATCTACAATATGGCATATGAGAACGGCATCAAAATGCAAAATTTTTAAAGAATCTATAGTGTGACATGGACAGGAAAGAAATGTCTTCTCTTGGTTCTCGGAAATAAATCCCAAGAATGTAAAATTAGTTCCTTGCAATGACAGATAGGCTAATTCTGCCAACTCGCCTACCCCGTAAATCATGATCCGATGAACACTCAACTGCTTGAGTTGCATTAGGACTCTGTCAAAACGTTGTCGTACATCCCGAAAATAGGTTAAGGAACATTGAATATATTCACAAGTCAGTCTTGATTTCTCTGCAATGCCCTTGGGCGTAATCAAGTACTTGATTCTACCCCTAGGAACCGTCGTTATTTTTATATATCCTTTGTGCGCCAACCGTTTGATATAGAGATTGGTTAAGCCAAGGGCCACCCCTAGTTTCGAAGCTAGCGATCGTTGCGTAATAACTGGATTTTTTTCAATCTCTTGAAGCACATACAGTTCCCGTTGACACTGCATGTTTTCCAGAAATAGGCTATTTGGGGAAATCATGTTCAAAGATTGAACATGAAAGACCAATTTTTGTCAACGCAAATGTTGAATCCTTTTTCTAGCAATCAAAGAAGCTCCTGGCGGAATAAAAAATAGGGTCATCACTAGTTCTTTCCGATTATAGTCTAGCCAAAATGAAACGAATTGCCATTACAGGTGCTAACGGCTTTATCGGGAAACCACTTGCAGATTTTTTGGAACGCAATGGATATTCCGTGACCCGAATCATCCGCAAGACTGATTCCGTCCCAGCCAATAACAACAAAAAGACCATTGCTATTGGTGATCTTACAAAAGTTAGTGACTGGGCTCCCATTCTGGAAGGGATAGATACCCTAATTCATCTCGCTGCCAAGGTCCATGTCAAACAAGACCGGCATCACAATCCCCTTTCTGCATTTCGAAGGGTTAATACTGATGTCACTGTGAACCTGGCACACCACGCATCCAAAGCGGGGATCAAACGTTTCATTTACTTAAGCTCAATCAAAGTGAATGGCGAATTCACCATGCCCGGTCACCCCTTTTCTGAAGATAACACTCCTGCGCCACAAGATGCCTATGCCATATCCAAATTTGAAGCTGAAAACGGACTGCGCGAATTGGCGACCCTAGGCACGATGGAGGTGGTTATAATTCTCCCCCCCCTTGTCTACGGTCCCAAAGTTAAAGGGAATTTCCTCCGTATGATGGAGTGGCTGAACAAAGGCAGACCCTTACCTCTTGGTGCAATTCACAACAAACGCAGTCTTCTAGGATTGGATAATTTATTAGATTTCATTAAGATTTGCACAGAACATCCCCATGCGGCGAACGAAACCTTTGTGGTTTCAGATGGCGTAGACCTTTCCACTACAGAATTATTGGAGCAAATCGGCGATTCTCTTGGAAAACCTGCGCGATTATTTGCGGTCCCACGGGGATTATTAAAAATTGGGTTTCGGCTAATGGGAAAAGGTAGTTTAATCCCACGTTTGCTTGGTTCGCTTCAGATAAATATGGGGAAGGCCAAAATGTTGCTTGGCTGGAAACCACCATATGATATTAATGAGGGTTTAAAGAAAACCGCAAAAGACTTCCTACAGTCAAAGGAGGATTAACCTTGCATTTCCTAGTAATTGCCCCTATAGGAATAAAAGATCCTCACCAAAAGCAGCGAGGCATTCAACGAAAAAATGCTCATACTTTAATGACGTATTCTGCTCCTCACCAAGACAAAGGGATTAACCTTTGATTTTACCACGCTAGGGATTTTCGTAAGAACGACAGACGCCGCCGAAAATATTCGACAAGAAGGAGGTATTATCCAAGTCTTTCCTTAAAAAAGATCCCCGCAGTAAGCTGATGGGGTATTCAGAGGAAAAATCTCTTTTTCTAAAAGGAAACCCCGTAGCAACCTTCCGAGAAATTACAAGTTAAAAAGAGATATTTATGAAAACCTTTGGCTGGCACAGTGGGAAAATTGCATGACTTTAGTGGAATTAGGGATTGGTAGCCTTGTATTCCTTCTAGCTTTTCTCTTTACTCGAGGACTTTCTTCCCCTACTTCAAAACTCTGCCTTATGGATCATCCAAATATCCGTTCTTTGCACGAAAATCCCACACCATGTACTGGGGGCCTTGCCATTCTGGTTTGTGCACTTGGAGGTTGGTGGTCTTGGATTCTTCTGGTTCAGCTCCAGCCAACGTTTCTGTCCGTAAATAGGATTAGCGATCCAGATATAAGGTTAGCGCTGATACTTTCATTCTTTGTCGCATTACTGACACTAATTTCCTATTGGGACAGAAAAGTTGGGGTAAAACCAGGACTTCGGCTAGCCATTCATATTCTGGCAGGGGCTGCCTTAGTAAGAGGTGCGGATCTTTTTGTAAATGCCATATCAATTCCTCTCTTAGGACAAATATGGCCTCTGGGGTGGGTAGCGGTACCACTGATGTTGCTAATCATAATATGGATTAAGCGATTATTTGGGCTCAACGGAGGACTGATTGAGGGATCGATCGTTCTAATCGGCGGCTTTGTCATTTATGTTTTGTGGACAGGTGGTGCGAATATTTTCCCAGTGTTATCTCTCATAGTTTCCATTCTTTGTCTTGTTTGGATGAGCAATCTGTTCAATTTTATGGATGGGATGGACGGGCTTGCTGGAGGAATGGGTATAATTGGATTCGGCTTCCTTAGTTTTATTGCTTGGACGAGTGGGCATTTTTTTATTACTTCGCTAGCTTTTTTTATTGCGGTTTCCTGTGGGGGATTTTTAGTTTTCAATTTACCACCAGCAAGAATTTTTATGGGTGATGTAGGAAGCGTTCCTCTGGGTTTTTCTGCAGGAGGGCTTAGTGCTTTAGGCATTCATCAAGGTTTATTTGATATTTGGATTCCTCTCCTTATCTTTTCTCCATTTATTATGGATGCCACCGTCACACTTTATTGTCGAATGCTTCGTGGAGAAAAAGTTTGGAAGGCACACCGTGAACATTTTTATCAGCGTCTTGTTCTTTCAGGTTGGGAGCAACGAAAGGTTTTGATGGCAGAGTATGGATTGATGTTAGGCAGTGGAATGAGTGCTGTAATGTATGGTCAATTTGGCGAACAGTTACGGTTTGTGGTTTTATTGGGATGGATATTCATCTACACTCTCTTGGGGTGGGGGGTTTTCCGAATTGAGCAACGTGCTAAAAAGATTAATGCAGCAGCCTGATGAATAAGTGTGTATTCTACTGATTGGCCTCTCACGTTTTATGATAGAAATTCCCCAACAAAATTTTCATATTACAAAGGTATAAACAGTGCAAGGTTTCATCCTGGTTTGCCTTTCCTAAATGGCTTCGATTATTCCTTTGAAATATGAAAATATTGCCCATTGGTTTTTACTGGGGTTAGTCTGTAATTTGCAAATGATATGATGATGAACACCACCCTTACCCAATCATTTAAGAGATTTAACGACATCTTGGATAAGGTGTTTGCTCGGTATCGGATGCTATTTATTGTGGGTTCCCATCTCGGGGTAGTAGCTTTTGCCAATATTCTTTCTTTTTTCTTTAGATTTGAAGGGATCATTCCTCATGAATATCAGGTGCTATGTGCACGAATGCTTCCTATTCTTCTTCTCATCTATATGGTGAGTCTTTGGTTGTTTGGGTTATTTCATGGCCTATGGCGGTATGTGGGTTTTCATGATTTGGTAAGGATTGTGTGGGCTTGCTTCGTTGGAAGTCTGATCTTTTTTCTCTTCATTCATATCTTATTGCACGTTACCTATTATCCTCGCTCCACGATTATCCTGACAGGCCTACTCAGCGCAGGCTTTCTTGGGGGGATGAGACTAACATTTCGTTGGTTTCGTGAGTGGATTCAACGAGTTGGAGCCACTGGACGCCGAGTTTTACTGGTTGGTGCTGGGGATGCCGGGGAGCTGTTACTAAGAGATCTTCAAAGTAGTCGTGCTCACAATTATTTTCCAGTGGCTTTTGTGGATGATGCCAAGGCAAAACAAAAAAGCCGAATTCACGGGATTCCCGTGGCAGGAAGAATTGAAGACATTCCGGATGTGGCGAGGCAATACCATGTAGAAGAGATAATCATAACTATTCCTTCGGCAACTCCCCAGATTCGACAAAGAATTTTGTTCGCCTGTGAGCCTTGCCCCATACCCATTAAAACTCTCCCTGACCTGCAAGCTCTTCTTAATAGTCCCGTTTCATTTCATGGCGTTCATAGTTTTACGTTAGAAGATCTTTTGCAGCGGGAACCAGTGAAGACCGCCCTAGATGAACTATATCCTTTACTCAATAATAAACGGATTCTAGTTACCGGTGCTGGAGGATCCATAGGGTCTGAGCTTTGCCGGCAAATTTCATGGTATCAACCATCGTTGCTTCTTCTTTTTGAACGACATGAAAACAGCCTATACTCTTTGGAATTAGAGCTGCGTGGAAAATTTCCCAACCTAAATTTAGTTGCCATTGTCGGAGACACCACCGTAAGGGACTGCGTTGGGGAAGTTTTCTCTCACCATTCACCGGAATTGGTTTTTCATGCTGCAGCTCATAAACATGTCCCACTAATGGAGAGTAATGCCATTGAAGCTGTTCGTAATAACGTCTTTGGCACGAAAGTTTTGGGCGAGATGGCTTTGGCTCATGAAGTTGAACAGTTTGTTCTCATTTCTACTGATAAAGCCATCAATCCTACCAATGTTATGGGGGCTACAAAATGGGTCGCTGAATGCTTGATTCAGGGATTTAACAAAAAGCCAGGACCCAGGTTTGATGCTGTTCGATTTGGCAATGTTCTTGGGAGTAATGGAAGTGTAGTTCCGCTTTTCGCCGAGCAGATTAAGAAAGGAGGCCCAGTCACGGTTACCCACCCTGAAATAAAACGATACTTTATGACAATTCCGGAAGCCGTTCAATTATGCTTGCAAGCAAGTTCTCTAGGAAAGGGGGGAGAAATATTTGTTTTAGATATGGGCGAACAAATTTCCATTGCGGATTTGGCAAGAAATATGATCAGGCTTTCTGGCTTCGTTCCCAATCAAGACATTAAAATTACCTTTTCCGGGCTTCGCCTTGGTGAAAAACTTTTTGAAGAGTTAGTTGGGAAAAATGAAACACTAGCACCTACTGTCCATCCAAAAATTCAAAAAATCCAGACAGATCCCGCAAAGAAACATGAAACACTTGCCGATCATATAAAAAACTTGGAGGAACTGGTTGCCGATGGAAATTCCGAAAAACTCCTTGAAAAACTTAAGGACATTGTTCCTGGATACACGCCTACCCCTCCATTCTTTCATTGCATGCCAAGTGAAATTTCTTGAACCACTTCGCCATGAGACCCTCCTTGGATGACCTGACTTGATGAAACCCCTCTTCTATTATTTTCACTCGCAACCATAAAGCAAAGTACAATCCAGTCAGGAGCCAAAACAGGTAAGCCAAAGTACCTACCAACATATTGTCAAACATGTTTCTTGTAATGACCCCAACTACCATAAGTAAGACACCTAACCCAAGATTCCCCACAAAGGTCCCTCTATACAATTGAACTCCGTCGATCGCAGTCCTCAGTATGAAAAAAAATATCACTACATAAAAGACGAAACCAGTCAGTCCTACACCATAGATCATAGAGATAAAAACATTATGCAGATGCATGCCCGTGGAAGGTACATTACCAGAACCCACCATAATTTCTTCGTTGATTTTTTGAAAAGTATGATTTCCATAGCCAAACCCCATAATAGGGTTTTCCATAATTTGCTCAAAGGCAATCTTCCAAGTGCCTAAACGAATTTTCGTTGACTCAAGACTTGCAAAGGAAGTATCTTGGACAATGTCATTCTGGTCTCCTTGAAACACCTGCCCTCCGATTAAAATTAGTCCGCAAATAAAAACCGGAAAGCTCCATTTCAGCCATTTATTTTTTAACCCAAGGAACCATAGTACGGCCAACTGAGAAAAAAAGGCCAGCCAGGCGCCTCGAGTGTGGGACAGAAATAAGGCTGCAAGGACAATAAAAAAAAGACTGGTGACAAGCAATTTCGCACGCTGCCCATTTTCTTCAAGATAAAACATCCATATAAAAGGAATGCTCATCACTAGGAAACTTGAAAACCATTGCCCTGATTGAGTGAGAGAGTGAGCATGGCTCGTCTTATCAAACAAACTGTCGGCTTTCGCAAAATGTTCTACAATCCCGAACGCGCTCAT
This window encodes:
- a CDS encoding O-antigen ligase family protein; its protein translation is MAIAFLVPVAKLSHAIEFLFVGLLVLWVSVRLRNQDFHFKRTPLDLPILSFVAWVLVTVPFAFDPSYSFAEWRKTILLFIMFYFVVNVIQNESQVKNILVAFVFGIVLMSAFGIVEHFAKADSLFDKTSHAHSLTQSGQWFSSFLVMSIPFIWMFYLEENGQRAKLLVTSLFFIVLAALFLSHTRGAWLAFFSQLAVLWFLGLKNKWLKWSFPVFICGLILIGGQVFQGDQNDIVQDTSFASLESTKIRLGTWKIAFEQIMENPIMGFGYGNHTFQKINEEIMVGSGNVPSTGMHLHNVFISMIYGVGLTGFVFYVVIFFFILRTAIDGVQLYRGTFVGNLGLGVLLMVVGVITRNMFDNMLVGTLAYLFWLLTGLYFALWLRVKIIEEGFHQVRSSKEGLMAKWFKKFHLACNERMEG
- a CDS encoding NAD(P)-dependent oxidoreductase translates to MKVLVTGGAGYLGSVLCEHLLKAEYEVTVIDNLLYQQHSLFHLCANPKFEFVCGDARNKELMRSNIKDTDVIIPLAAIVGAPACDRDPCLAKSVNLEAIQLLLKMRSPTQLIIFPTTNSGYGTQSGESFCTEDTPLEPISLYGKTKVQAEQELLNAPNVVTLRLATVFGMSARMRLDLLVNNFVYQAFISGYLVIFEKDFKRNFIHIRDVAECMVHCMKNSSQMVGRPYNAGLDSANISKEELAKLIQAHIPNFYVHYASIGSDPDKRNYIVSNQRLREAGFQAHRSLDEGILELLKGFRMMGRLHLGNV
- a CDS encoding SDR family oxidoreductase → MKRIAITGANGFIGKPLADFLERNGYSVTRIIRKTDSVPANNNKKTIAIGDLTKVSDWAPILEGIDTLIHLAAKVHVKQDRHHNPLSAFRRVNTDVTVNLAHHASKAGIKRFIYLSSIKVNGEFTMPGHPFSEDNTPAPQDAYAISKFEAENGLRELATLGTMEVVIILPPLVYGPKVKGNFLRMMEWLNKGRPLPLGAIHNKRSLLGLDNLLDFIKICTEHPHAANETFVVSDGVDLSTTELLEQIGDSLGKPARLFAVPRGLLKIGFRLMGKGSLIPRLLGSLQINMGKAKMLLGWKPPYDINEGLKKTAKDFLQSKED
- a CDS encoding nucleotidyltransferase family protein, with amino-acid sequence MAGGLGTRLQSVLVGKPKVLAEVKGRPFLSYLLDEIHDADYRRVVLCVGYKAQQVRQKFGENYKSLELNYSQESSPLGTGGALRLASSLVNSKRVLVLNGDSFCQVNLCAFEKWHVAKKSQVSIVLTHVPNVKRFGRVQISKDEMVLAFEEKTNESTPGLINAGVYLVNKSLITTIPEHKPISLEKDIFPKWIQRGICGYEAGGKFIDIGTPESFVSAEEFFGNCSSENKGKL
- a CDS encoding UDP-N-acetylglucosamine 4,6-dehydratase family protein; this encodes MKTALDELYPLLNNKRILVTGAGGSIGSELCRQISWYQPSLLLLFERHENSLYSLELELRGKFPNLNLVAIVGDTTVRDCVGEVFSHHSPELVFHAAAHKHVPLMESNAIEAVRNNVFGTKVLGEMALAHEVEQFVLISTDKAINPTNVMGATKWVAECLIQGFNKKPGPRFDAVRFGNVLGSNGSVVPLFAEQIKKGGPVTVTHPEIKRYFMTIPEAVQLCLQASSLGKGGEIFVLDMGEQISIADLARNMIRLSGFVPNQDIKITFSGLRLGEKLFEELVGKNETLAPTVHPKIQKIQTDPAKKHETLADHIKNLEELVADGNSEKLLEKLKDIVPGYTPTPPFFHCMPSEIS
- a CDS encoding winged helix-turn-helix transcriptional regulator, coding for MQCQRELYVLQEIEKNPVITQRSLASKLGVALGLTNLYIKRLAHKGYIKITTVPRGRIKYLITPKGIAEKSRLTCEYIQCSLTYFRDVRQRFDRVLMQLKQLSVHRIMIYGVGELAELAYLSLQGTNFTFLGFISENQEKTFLSCPCHTIDSLKILHFDAVLICHIVDVEGTRALFRTMGIPHQKVFSVV
- a CDS encoding NUDIX hydrolase gives rise to the protein MTLRFSQLRLPVFKPWTVLDNKRLLSVLPWFEIWNERVQLPDGRIIPDYYKITCPDASVIVPINEKGEVFVLRQYRHGVGKAIWGLPAGMCNEGESSLDCAKRELLEETGCQAREWVDLGQYVRDANRGAGKIHVFLARGTEKVKDINSGDLEEHDVQLMKMEDLLLLIENQQIETVGILFAILLARYYFECEG